A window of the Miscanthus floridulus cultivar M001 chromosome 14, ASM1932011v1, whole genome shotgun sequence genome harbors these coding sequences:
- the LOC136505011 gene encoding protein ROOT PRIMORDIUM DEFECTIVE 1-like, translating to MSSIISGARNIHALSLRSRTLGEPFQHGPFNRSVQRRWKKPVDSARTRLEGRTRDHRLDKLMVQLRNLRLALALHEVISQQRNRYASLQLLSKWSHEVGLNIEIGAFLKKYPHIFQIYVHPVKKNRCCKITQKMSDLIAEEDAVIRENEVDIVQRLKKLLMLSVNGTLNMHALWLIRRELGLPDDYRFSILPNHQHDVPLESPDTLSLVSRDEALAVAKVEEWRKREYTEKWLAESETKYAFPINFPTGFKIEKGFREKLKNWQRLPYTTPYEKNDSHLICNVERLEKHIVGVLHELLSLTVEKMMPIERLSHFRRVYAMEVNLREFLLKYPGIFYISTKGSAQTVILRESYSKGCLIEPNPVYIVRRKMLDLILSGCRNIGECQLDSATWSAEEYDLGSSHGC from the coding sequence ATGTCATCGATCATATCTGGGGCAAGAAACATTCACGCACTCTCTCTGCGATCGCGGACGTTGGGCGAGCCGTTTCAGCATGGTCCTTTTAATCGTAGTGTGCAGCGGAGGTGGAAAAAGCCTGTAGATTCGGCGAGAACACGTCTCGAGGGAAGAACAAGGGATCATAGGCTGGACAAGCTAATGGTTCAGCTGAGAAACTTGAGATTGGCCTTGGCTTTGCATGAGGTGATATCTCAGCAGAGGAACAGATATGCGTCTCTCCAACTTCTCTCAAAGTGGAGCCATGAGGTTGGGTTGAACATTGAGATCGGTGCTTTCCTTAAGAAGTATCCCCACATTTTTCAGATTTATGTGCACCCTGTCAAGAAAAACCGCTGCTGCAAGATCACACAGAAGATGTCCGACTTGATCGCAGAGGAAGATGCTGTCATCAGGGAGAATGAGGTCGACATAGTTCAGCGGCTGAAGAAACTTCTCATGCTCTCTGTGAATGGAACTCTGAATATGCACGCATTATGGCTCATAAGAAGGGAACTTGGGCTTCCTGATGATTATAGGTTCTCTATACTGCCAAACCATCAACATGATGTACCCCTTGAATCCCCAGATACTCTGTCACTTGTCTCTAGGGATGAAGCATTAGCTGTAGCTAAGGTTGAAGAATGGAGGAAAAGGGAGTACACAGAAAAATGGCTAGCTGAATCAGAGACAAAATATGCTTTCCCAATCAACTTCCCAACTGGATTTAAGATTGAGAAAGGTTTCAGGGAAAAACTCAAGAACTGGCAGAGGCTTCCCTACACCACACCTTATGAGAAGAATGATTCGCATCTGATCTGCAATGTGGAGCGGCTTGAGAAACACATTGTTGGTGTTCTTCATGAGCTTTTAAGCCTGACGGTTGAAAAGATGATGCCAATTGAGAGATTGTCACACTTCAGAAGAGTGTACGCTATGGAGGTAAACCTGCGAGAATTTCTTCTCAAGTATCCAGGCATTTTCTACATCTCGACGAAAGGAAGCGCACAGACAGTCATCCTAAGGGAGAGTTACAGTAAAGGATGTCTGATTGAGCCTAACCCTGTATACATTGTGCGGAGGAAAATGCTAGACCTCATATTGTCTGGATGTCGTAACATTGGTGAATGTCAACTGGATAGTGCAACTTGGTCTGCTGAGGAGTATGATCTGGGAAGCAGTCATGGGTGCTAG